The Methylomicrobium lacus LW14 genome window below encodes:
- a CDS encoding LamG-like jellyroll fold domain-containing protein yields the protein MNNFLTMTFSREHCPRFFLPVLALFLFSGNLCAGTVNLVWDPSTSSNVGGYKVSYGTSPGNYTATVDVGNQTSYAVSGLTEGSTFYFAAKAYDTTKATESAYSNEVNLTVPTTTTALTADFTASKTSGDYPLVVSFTPVTTGTVTGYTWDFGDASIPSATSQYPTVTYTSPGTYSVSLTVTGPGGSATKTQPNAITVTTPPPVANFSATPTSGVAPVAVNFTDTSTGSISSRSWNFGDGTTSTEVNPSHTYSVSGSYTVSLTVTGPSGSGSDTKTNNNFISVSSSSITTNQLTSNSNGLVAAYGFEEASGTMIADASGNGNNGTINEAVRITAGKYGNALKFDGVNDWVTVNDSASLDLSAGMTLEAWVYPQSLAGWNNVILKEVSGGLSYGLYANSDADGASAYINNGSDRGVAEPAQLALNQWTHLVGTYDGQVQRLYINGIEVAKTAQNGLIQQSSGVLHIGGNSVWGEYFQGYIDEVRIYNRALTASEVNSNLATAISVSNPPQFVMGDKNLEPWIDYRAQGTAEAFQTTPAKSSVLTTVEIYLDASSTATELVAGIYKDNNGHPGTRVATGKISKLKAGAWNSIPIPPVSVTAGQPYWIAILGTKGKMAFLDQVGSSTGLMETSASKTLTSLPSTWKGSTTKAKAAMTTYGGGY from the coding sequence ATGAACAATTTTCTGACTATGACTTTTTCGCGCGAGCACTGCCCGCGCTTTTTTTTGCCCGTGCTTGCCCTGTTTTTATTCAGCGGCAATTTATGCGCCGGCACAGTAAACCTTGTCTGGGATCCGAGCACGTCATCCAATGTGGGGGGATATAAAGTCTCTTACGGCACCAGCCCCGGCAATTACACGGCAACCGTTGATGTGGGCAACCAGACCAGTTACGCGGTTTCGGGGCTAACGGAAGGCTCCACATTCTATTTTGCGGCGAAGGCCTACGATACGACCAAGGCCACCGAAAGCGCTTATTCCAATGAAGTCAATTTGACCGTCCCTACCACGACGACGGCATTAACGGCTGACTTTACAGCCAGTAAAACCAGCGGAGATTATCCTCTGGTGGTCAGCTTCACACCGGTTACGACCGGGACGGTCACCGGCTACACTTGGGACTTCGGCGATGCCTCGATACCCTCTGCGACCAGCCAGTATCCCACGGTGACCTATACGAGTCCGGGAACGTATAGCGTCAGCCTGACCGTCACCGGCCCCGGCGGCAGCGCGACCAAAACCCAGCCGAACGCCATTACCGTGACGACGCCGCCACCTGTAGCCAATTTTTCAGCAACCCCGACCTCCGGTGTAGCGCCGGTCGCGGTCAATTTCACCGATACCTCGACAGGCAGCATTAGCAGCAGATCTTGGAATTTTGGCGATGGCACGACCAGTACGGAAGTCAATCCGAGCCACACCTACAGCGTGTCGGGCTCCTACACGGTCAGTTTAACGGTCACAGGACCGAGCGGCAGCGGCAGCGACACCAAAACAAACAACAACTTCATCAGTGTCTCCTCTTCATCGATCACCACGAATCAGCTAACAAGCAATAGCAATGGCCTAGTGGCGGCCTACGGTTTCGAGGAAGCCAGCGGCACGATGATTGCCGATGCCTCGGGTAACGGCAATAACGGCACGATTAACGAAGCAGTCAGAATTACCGCCGGTAAATATGGAAATGCATTGAAGTTTGATGGCGTCAATGACTGGGTCACTGTCAATGACAGCGCCTCGCTGGATCTTTCAGCCGGCATGACGCTCGAAGCCTGGGTATACCCGCAGTCACTGGCCGGTTGGAATAATGTCATCTTGAAGGAAGTATCAGGAGGCTTGAGTTATGGTCTCTATGCCAATTCGGATGCCGACGGAGCGAGTGCTTATATCAATAATGGTAGTGACCGCGGTGTCGCCGAACCAGCACAGTTGGCATTGAATCAATGGACGCACCTGGTAGGAACCTATGATGGGCAAGTTCAGCGGCTTTATATCAATGGCATCGAAGTCGCCAAGACTGCCCAGAACGGCCTGATTCAACAATCCAGCGGCGTATTGCACATCGGCGGCAATAGTGTTTGGGGTGAATATTTCCAAGGCTATATCGATGAGGTGCGGATCTACAATCGGGCTTTGACAGCATCCGAAGTCAACTCCAACTTAGCAACCGCCATTAGTGTTTCAAATCCTCCGCAGTTTGTCATGGGCGACAAAAACCTGGAGCCTTGGATCGATTACAGAGCTCAGGGCACTGCCGAAGCGTTCCAGACGACGCCCGCAAAGTCCAGCGTATTGACCACAGTGGAAATTTATCTGGACGCCAGCTCAACCGCAACGGAGCTGGTTGCCGGTATCTATAAGGACAATAACGGTCACCCTGGGACTCGCGTGGCTACAGGCAAGATAAGCAAACTTAAGGCGGGAGCGTGGAACTCAATCCCGATTCCCCCAGTTTCTGTAACCGCGGGCCAACCTTATTGGATTGCGATACTGGGAACGAAAGGGAAAATGGCTTTCCTGGACCAAGTGGGATCGTCAACCGGCTTGATGGAAACCAGCGCATCCAAAACGCTGACGAGCTTACCGAGCACATGGAAGGGTTCTACAACTAAAGCCAAGGCGGCAATGACCACCTATGGAGGTGGATATTAA
- the hppD gene encoding 4-hydroxyphenylpyruvate dioxygenase — MVTASNPAGTDGFEFVEYTAPDTRKLEQLFKQLGFAAVARHRSKDVVLYRQGQINFVINHEPGSFAQAFAKVHGPSICAFAIRVKNAAECFERVVRLGAQPYHGDIGPMELNIPAIRGIGRSLIYLVDRYGEEHSIYDVDFNPLPGADLNPRGAGLTAIDHLTHNVYHGGMDKWADFYQRLFKFKEIRYFDIHGKVTGLKSRAMTSPCGKIRIPINEPSDTKSQIQEYLDAYHGEGIQHIALATDDIYAAVENLRSNGIRFMDVPDTYYEAVDARVPGHQESLARLRQDRILIDGASARGTGLLLQIFTNTVIGPIFFEIIQRKGNEGFGEGNFQALFEAIERDQIQRGVI; from the coding sequence ATGGTTACTGCATCGAATCCGGCCGGAACCGATGGTTTCGAATTCGTCGAATATACCGCGCCGGATACCCGTAAGTTAGAACAACTATTCAAGCAACTGGGTTTTGCCGCCGTTGCCAGGCACCGCTCCAAGGATGTGGTGCTTTACCGGCAAGGCCAGATCAATTTTGTGATCAACCATGAACCGGGCAGTTTCGCGCAAGCCTTTGCGAAAGTGCACGGTCCTTCGATTTGCGCGTTTGCGATCCGGGTAAAAAATGCCGCCGAATGTTTTGAGCGCGTCGTCAGATTAGGCGCCCAGCCTTACCATGGCGATATCGGCCCGATGGAATTGAACATTCCGGCCATCCGCGGCATCGGCCGCAGCCTGATCTATCTGGTCGATCGCTACGGCGAAGAGCATTCGATTTATGATGTCGATTTCAACCCGCTGCCGGGCGCCGATTTAAATCCTCGGGGCGCGGGGCTGACCGCGATCGATCATCTGACCCATAATGTTTACCACGGCGGCATGGACAAGTGGGCGGATTTTTATCAGCGTCTATTTAAATTTAAAGAAATCCGTTATTTCGATATCCACGGTAAAGTCACCGGTTTGAAATCCCGCGCGATGACCAGCCCCTGCGGCAAAATCCGTATTCCGATCAATGAACCGAGCGATACTAAATCGCAAATTCAGGAATATCTGGACGCCTACCATGGCGAGGGCATTCAGCATATCGCGCTGGCGACCGACGACATCTACGCCGCGGTCGAAAATCTGCGTAGCAACGGCATTCGCTTCATGGACGTGCCCGATACCTACTATGAAGCGGTCGATGCCAGGGTGCCCGGCCATCAGGAGTCCTTGGCGCGCTTGCGGCAGGACAGGATATTGATTGACGGCGCCTCTGCGCGCGGCACCGGTTTGCTGCTGCAAATCTTCACCAATACCGTGATCGGCCCGATCTTTTTCGAAATCATTCAGCGCAAAGGCAATGAAGGCTTCGGCGAAGGTAACTTTCAGGCGCTCTTTGAGGCGATCGAGCGCGATCAGATCCAAAGAGGAGTCATCTAA
- a CDS encoding aminotransferase class V-fold PLP-dependent enzyme, producing the protein MRNPKCDGANIVRLSATQTFGMNLMHTKTDSLEQHVLALGSDELDEERISRHLRPLFSRSLHHSREVIYLANHSLGRALDQTENDVIEGLGHWYADRENAWTMWLEEMAAFRGRVATLIGAPRADCVVPRASAGQGLRTLLNCYASPIRVITSADEFNSIDHILKTYARRGRIHLTRIAPKDGRLYRLEDFLDAVRDESDLVVLSQVMFTTGQQLSFLPSLIDAAHQQGAKVLLDLYHAAGAVPVDVAALDIDFALGGSYKYLRGGPGAGWLYLHPRHLDGTLETLDSGWFAESEPFAFARPQAPELAAGGNRFLESTPAVLPFYQARAGLLLTLSLGVERLRRYSLKQQLFLEESLRRSGIPCLGRAEERGAFIAIPHRHAQVVAETLEQAGVICDAREGLLRFCPDMLNTREELTIAADKLAEIWTRLP; encoded by the coding sequence ATGCGGAACCCTAAGTGCGACGGCGCCAATATCGTCCGCTTGTCGGCTACCCAGACCTTCGGCATGAATTTAATGCACACAAAAACCGATTCGCTTGAGCAACACGTGCTGGCGCTCGGTTCGGATGAACTGGATGAAGAGCGTATTAGCCGGCATCTGCGCCCCCTGTTTTCCCGCTCGCTGCACCACTCCCGCGAGGTGATCTATCTGGCGAATCACTCCCTCGGCCGGGCGCTGGATCAGACCGAAAACGACGTGATCGAAGGACTAGGGCATTGGTATGCGGACCGCGAAAATGCCTGGACGATGTGGCTGGAGGAAATGGCCGCCTTCCGCGGGCGGGTAGCGACGCTGATCGGCGCGCCGCGCGCCGATTGCGTGGTGCCGAGAGCCAGCGCGGGCCAAGGCCTGCGAACACTACTGAATTGCTACGCCAGCCCGATCCGGGTCATCACCAGCGCCGACGAATTCAATTCGATCGACCACATCCTGAAGACCTATGCCCGCCGCGGCCGCATTCATTTGACGCGTATCGCCCCAAAAGACGGCCGCCTGTATCGGCTTGAAGACTTTCTCGATGCGGTCCGGGACGAAAGCGATCTGGTCGTGCTCTCGCAGGTCATGTTCACCACCGGACAGCAACTATCCTTTTTGCCTTCCCTGATCGATGCGGCCCATCAGCAAGGCGCCAAGGTGCTGCTCGATCTGTACCATGCGGCCGGCGCCGTGCCGGTCGACGTCGCCGCTCTGGACATCGATTTTGCCCTCGGCGGGAGCTATAAATATTTACGCGGCGGCCCGGGCGCCGGCTGGCTTTATCTGCACCCGCGCCATCTGGACGGCACGCTGGAAACGCTGGATAGCGGCTGGTTCGCAGAGTCTGAACCCTTCGCTTTCGCAAGACCGCAAGCGCCCGAATTGGCGGCCGGCGGCAATCGCTTCCTGGAGTCCACGCCCGCCGTCCTGCCCTTTTATCAGGCCCGGGCGGGACTGCTGCTGACGCTTTCGCTCGGTGTCGAACGTCTGCGCCGCTACTCGTTGAAACAACAGCTTTTCCTTGAGGAATCACTGCGGCGATCTGGCATTCCCTGCCTTGGCCGGGCCGAAGAACGCGGCGCCTTTATCGCAATCCCGCATCGACACGCCCAGGTCGTCGCGGAAACACTCGAGCAAGCCGGTGTTATCTGCGATGCCCGCGAAGGACTGCTGCGCTTTTGTCCGGATATGCTGAATACCCGGGAAGAATTGACGATTGCGGCCGATAAACTGGCTGAAATTTGGACGCGCTTGCCATAG
- the maiA gene encoding maleylacetoacetate isomerase — MSLILYSYFRSSAAYRVRIALNLKNIDYQIRSIHLLKNGGEQFNADYLALNPQGRVPVLVVQDQVLTQSSAIIEYLEEIYPVPPLLPTDPIARAYVRSLAQMIACDIHPLNNLRVLNYLKNTFNHDQKQVWYIHWILEGFAALEMRLQKSDYPGLFCFGDVPSMADAFLIPQVYNALRFDCEMESFPLISAIYHNCMQETAFQNAAPENQPDAEP, encoded by the coding sequence GTGTCGTTGATCCTGTATAGCTATTTCAGAAGCTCCGCCGCGTACCGGGTGCGCATCGCATTGAACCTGAAAAATATCGACTATCAAATCCGCTCGATTCATCTGCTCAAAAACGGCGGCGAACAATTTAACGCCGATTACCTGGCGCTGAATCCGCAGGGACGGGTACCTGTTCTGGTCGTGCAAGATCAGGTTCTGACTCAGTCGTCGGCGATCATCGAGTATCTTGAAGAGATCTACCCGGTCCCGCCGCTCTTGCCTACCGATCCGATTGCACGCGCCTATGTCCGCTCTTTGGCGCAAATGATCGCCTGTGATATCCATCCGCTGAATAATTTGCGGGTGCTGAACTATCTAAAGAACACATTTAATCATGATCAAAAACAAGTCTGGTACATTCACTGGATACTGGAAGGATTTGCCGCGCTGGAAATGCGGCTGCAAAAAAGTGATTATCCGGGGCTGTTTTGTTTTGGCGATGTCCCAAGCATGGCCGATGCTTTTCTGATACCCCAGGTCTACAATGCTTTGCGTTTTGATTGCGAAATGGAAAGCTTTCCGTTGATCAGCGCTATTTATCACAACTGCATGCAGGAAACGGCCTTTCAGAACGCCGCACCGGAAAATCAGCCGGATGCGGAACCCTAA
- a CDS encoding DUF1993 domain-containing protein, whose translation MSLSMYQASVPVFVRMLDNLSRILELAIQYADEKKIDPAVLINARLAPDMYPLSRQVQIATDMAKGCAARLAGLEVPIYDDNESTFPELLARIAKTIAFVQSVSPAKIDGSEERQVTLKLRNQEVSFLGQPYLVHFVLPNFYFHITTAYAILRHNGLAIGKKDFIGGL comes from the coding sequence ATGTCACTTTCGATGTACCAAGCCTCTGTCCCAGTCTTCGTCCGTATGCTGGATAATTTATCGAGAATACTCGAACTGGCTATTCAGTACGCCGACGAGAAAAAAATCGATCCGGCCGTTTTGATCAATGCGCGCTTAGCGCCCGACATGTACCCTCTCTCCCGGCAAGTGCAAATAGCCACCGATATGGCGAAAGGCTGCGCCGCGCGTCTGGCCGGCCTGGAAGTCCCCATTTATGACGATAACGAATCCACCTTTCCGGAGTTGCTGGCGCGCATCGCCAAAACGATCGCGTTTGTTCAAAGCGTCAGCCCCGCAAAAATCGACGGCAGCGAAGAGAGACAGGTCACGCTCAAATTGCGCAACCAGGAAGTCAGCTTTTTAGGCCAGCCCTATCTCGTGCATTTCGTGCTGCCCAATTTTTATTTCCACATTACGACCGCTTATGCGATTTTGCGGCATAACGGCCTGGCGATCGGCAAAAAAGATTTCATCGGCGGCCTTTAA
- a CDS encoding tryptophan 2,3-dioxygenase family protein, translated as MSQHSKPLYYSDYLQLDTLLNAQDPESGKYGKEAHDEMLFIITHQTYELWFKQILHELLSVLELFSQTPLDEKRLHIISVRLDRIIRIQAVINQQIGIIETMTPLDFLDFRNFLIPASGFQSKQFREIELRLGLSHHFSNVSFGRFNPEDCAYLERIAKQTSLFEWVDAWLARTPFLECGGFSFWASYRLAVDKMLASDADIIQNNPVLSDKEKQQQIAEHAATRQSFDCLFEQRLYEQYRQQGRFQLSHKATLAALFIQLYRDEPLLQLPFRVLSRLMDIDEHLTHWRSSHALMAQRMLGSKIGTGGSSGHDYLKATVSGKRIFADLFNLSTFLIPRSLLPALPDSLLRDLGFQQDRH; from the coding sequence ATGAGCCAGCATTCCAAGCCGCTTTATTACAGCGATTACCTGCAATTGGACACGCTGCTGAATGCGCAAGACCCCGAAAGCGGCAAATACGGCAAGGAAGCGCATGATGAAATGCTATTTATCATCACCCATCAGACTTATGAATTGTGGTTCAAACAAATCCTTCACGAACTGCTTTCGGTGCTGGAGCTATTTTCCCAAACACCTTTGGATGAGAAAAGGCTGCACATCATCTCGGTGCGTCTCGACCGGATCATTCGCATCCAGGCGGTGATCAATCAGCAAATCGGCATCATCGAAACAATGACGCCATTGGACTTTCTGGATTTTCGTAATTTCTTGATTCCGGCCTCGGGATTTCAAAGCAAGCAGTTTCGCGAAATCGAATTGCGTCTGGGCCTGTCGCATCATTTCAGTAACGTCAGTTTCGGACGTTTCAACCCGGAGGATTGCGCCTATCTGGAACGGATCGCCAAGCAGACATCGCTGTTTGAATGGGTGGATGCCTGGCTGGCCCGAACGCCGTTTTTGGAATGCGGGGGCTTTAGTTTCTGGGCCAGCTATCGCCTTGCGGTCGATAAAATGCTCGCCAGCGACGCCGACATCATTCAAAACAACCCGGTATTGAGCGACAAGGAAAAACAACAGCAAATTGCCGAACATGCAGCGACCCGTCAAAGCTTTGACTGCCTGTTCGAGCAACGGCTTTACGAACAATACCGGCAACAGGGACGCTTTCAATTGAGCCATAAAGCCACACTGGCGGCTCTTTTCATCCAGCTTTACCGGGACGAGCCGTTGCTGCAACTGCCCTTCCGGGTATTAAGCCGTCTGATGGACATCGACGAACACTTGACCCATTGGCGCAGCAGCCATGCCTTGATGGCGCAAAGGATGCTGGGCAGCAAGATCGGCACCGGCGGCTCGAGCGGCCATGATTATCTGAAGGCGACCGTCAGCGGTAAACGTATCTTCGCCGACTTGTTCAATTTATCCACCTTCCTGATTCCCCGCTCGCTGTTGCCTGCGTTGCCGGATTCTTTGCTGCGCGACCTGGGGTTTCAACAGGATCGACACTAA
- a CDS encoding putative lipoprotein produces MHSIPVRFHHSRIQAAFLALPLIVAGCSFSDSSKSISNSVESVSDSVGSISDSSGSSESSTSNKEKKYQNEVSDYTMAYVKSSAAEADYTSYLKGLSDIAAKIGIVNWDQEPKTYLAIGKGLKKAGVEGVAYETYKQNFAGSDAEKMQNIQKGYESEK; encoded by the coding sequence ATGCATTCTATTCCAGTACGCTTTCATCACAGCCGTATCCAGGCCGCATTTCTGGCACTTCCGCTGATCGTGGCCGGCTGTTCGTTCTCGGATAGCTCGAAGAGCATTTCCAATAGCGTCGAGAGCGTTTCCGACAGCGTGGGGAGTATCTCCGATTCATCAGGTTCGAGCGAGTCTTCAACGTCGAATAAAGAAAAGAAATACCAGAATGAAGTGTCAGACTACACGATGGCTTATGTGAAATCCTCCGCTGCGGAGGCTGATTACACGAGTTATCTGAAAGGCTTGAGCGATATTGCCGCCAAGATCGGCATCGTTAATTGGGACCAGGAACCCAAAACCTACCTGGCGATCGGCAAAGGCTTGAAAAAAGCCGGGGTTGAAGGTGTCGCCTACGAAACCTATAAGCAGAATTTTGCAGGCTCCGATGCAGAGAAGATGCAAAATATTCAAAAAGGTTACGAGTCGGAAAAATAA
- a CDS encoding homogentisate 1,2-dioxygenase, with protein sequence MPWIQLPRVEGNASRQAHADLPAGTFERELGKEGFYGPSTQMHHRHPPTAWTTIGGPLRPHAFDTQKLEPQETCPWQAALLFSNAHTQIRFLKLEHDMDHLVRNADGDELIFVHRGEGELYCDYGHLGFGEGDYLMLPRGTMWRLEIKEAVSALLIEATHDSYKLPDKGLVGNQAIFDPAVLEAPKIDEAFIAQQNETEWRVVVKRSNRLSTLTYPFNPLDAVGWHGTLMPVRLNWRDIRPLMSHRYHVPPSAHTTFVSNRFVVCTFVPRPFETDPNALNVPFFHSNDDYDELIFYHAGQFFSRDHIYPGMMTLHPSGIPHGPHPKALQNAEKKRGTMTDEVAVMIDTRDALEVSEQAEAIEWPGYVDSWK encoded by the coding sequence ATGCCGTGGATTCAGCTACCCAGAGTCGAAGGCAACGCATCGCGACAGGCGCATGCCGATCTTCCGGCCGGCACCTTTGAGCGGGAGCTGGGCAAGGAGGGCTTTTATGGCCCTTCCACACAGATGCATCACCGCCACCCGCCCACCGCTTGGACGACGATCGGAGGGCCGCTGCGGCCTCACGCCTTCGACACGCAAAAACTGGAACCGCAGGAAACCTGCCCGTGGCAAGCTGCCTTGCTGTTCAGCAATGCGCATACCCAAATCCGCTTTCTGAAGCTCGAACACGACATGGATCATCTGGTGCGCAATGCCGACGGCGATGAATTGATCTTCGTGCATCGGGGCGAGGGTGAGTTGTACTGCGATTACGGCCATTTAGGTTTTGGCGAGGGCGATTATCTGATGCTGCCGCGCGGCACGATGTGGCGCCTCGAAATCAAGGAAGCGGTCAGCGCCCTGCTGATCGAGGCAACTCATGACAGCTACAAGTTGCCGGACAAGGGACTGGTCGGCAATCAGGCGATCTTCGATCCTGCGGTGCTGGAGGCGCCGAAGATCGATGAAGCCTTCATCGCCCAGCAAAACGAGACGGAATGGCGCGTGGTCGTTAAAAGAAGCAACCGGCTGAGCACCCTCACCTATCCGTTCAATCCGCTCGATGCGGTCGGCTGGCACGGCACGTTGATGCCGGTTCGCCTGAACTGGCGCGATATTCGGCCGTTGATGAGCCACCGCTACCATGTGCCGCCTTCGGCTCACACCACCTTCGTCTCGAACCGTTTTGTGGTCTGCACGTTCGTGCCACGGCCGTTCGAGACCGATCCGAACGCGTTGAACGTGCCTTTCTTTCACAGCAATGACGATTACGATGAACTGATTTTCTACCATGCCGGCCAGTTTTTTTCCCGCGATCACATCTATCCGGGGATGATGACCCTGCATCCCTCCGGCATTCCGCACGGCCCGCATCCGAAGGCGCTGCAGAATGCCGAGAAAAAGCGCGGCACGATGACCGACGAGGTCGCAGTAATGATCGATACGAGGGATGCGCTGGAGGTCTCCGAACAGGCCGAAGCGATCGAGTGGCCCGGCTACGTGGATTCCTGGAAATGA
- the yegQ gene encoding tRNA 5-hydroxyuridine modification protein YegQ, translating into MKKIELLSPAGTLKNMRYAFAFGADAVYAGQPRYSLRVRNNDFLAENLGIGIAEAHRLGKKFFLATNVIPHNAKVKTFIKDLEPIVAMQPDALIMADPGLIMLARETWPDMPVHLSVQANTVNYATVKFWQSVGVERIILSRELSLDEIAEIRQQCPDMELEVFVHGALCIAYSGRCLLSGYFNHRDPNQGTCSNSCRWKYDTLPAHENAEGDYVLNGGALTMNDLSTASCGGAERHPLADNVYFLQEENRPGELMPVLEDEHGTYIMNSKDLRAIEHVQRLVEIGVDSLKIEGRTKSHYYVARTAQTYRQAIDDAVAGRPFRPELLGVLENLANRGYTDGFYQRHHTQDYQNYITGYSLSRQQQFCGEIRKYDSATGLAEIEVKNKFAVGDRIELVLPEGNRDIVVERMQDMHGQEMQEAPGAGYEVKIPLPAANAGYGLVARYF; encoded by the coding sequence ATGAAAAAAATCGAACTTCTCTCTCCCGCCGGCACCCTGAAAAACATGCGCTATGCGTTCGCATTCGGCGCCGACGCAGTGTACGCCGGGCAGCCGCGCTACAGTCTCAGGGTGCGCAACAACGATTTCCTAGCCGAAAATCTCGGCATCGGCATCGCCGAAGCGCACCGGCTTGGCAAGAAATTTTTCCTGGCGACGAATGTGATCCCGCACAATGCCAAGGTCAAGACCTTCATCAAGGACCTGGAGCCGATCGTCGCGATGCAGCCGGATGCGCTGATCATGGCCGACCCCGGCCTGATCATGCTGGCGCGCGAAACCTGGCCGGACATGCCGGTGCATCTGTCGGTGCAGGCCAATACGGTCAATTACGCGACCGTCAAATTCTGGCAAAGCGTCGGCGTCGAACGCATCATCTTGTCGCGCGAACTGTCGCTGGACGAAATCGCCGAAATCCGTCAGCAATGCCCGGATATGGAGCTGGAAGTGTTCGTGCACGGCGCGCTGTGCATCGCCTATTCCGGGCGCTGCCTGCTGTCCGGCTATTTCAACCACCGCGATCCGAATCAGGGCACCTGCTCGAACTCCTGCCGCTGGAAATACGATACGCTGCCGGCGCATGAAAACGCCGAGGGCGATTATGTATTGAACGGCGGGGCCTTGACGATGAACGACCTCAGCACCGCCAGTTGCGGCGGCGCCGAACGCCATCCGCTGGCCGATAACGTCTATTTCCTGCAGGAAGAAAACCGCCCGGGCGAGTTGATGCCGGTGTTGGAAGACGAGCACGGCACCTACATCATGAACTCGAAAGACCTGCGCGCGATCGAGCATGTGCAGCGCCTGGTCGAGATCGGCGTCGACAGCCTGAAAATCGAAGGCCGCACCAAGTCGCACTACTATGTCGCGCGCACCGCGCAGACCTACCGCCAGGCGATCGATGATGCAGTGGCTGGCCGCCCGTTCCGCCCGGAACTGCTCGGCGTATTGGAAAACCTTGCCAACCGCGGCTATACCGACGGTTTCTACCAGCGCCATCACACCCAGGACTATCAGAACTACATCACCGGCTATTCGCTTAGCCGTCAGCAGCAATTCTGCGGCGAAATCAGAAAGTACGACAGCGCGACCGGGCTTGCGGAAATCGAGGTGAAAAACAAGTTTGCGGTCGGCGACCGCATCGAGCTGGTTTTGCCCGAAGGCAACCGCGACATCGTCGTCGAACGAATGCAGGACATGCACGGGCAGGAAATGCAGGAAGCGCCGGGTGCCGGCTATGAAGTGAAAATACCGCTTCCGGCGGCGAATGCGGGATACGGTTTAGTGGCGCGGTATTTCTAA
- a CDS encoding fumarylacetoacetate hydrolase family protein, translated as MKLATLKSDSRDGSLAVVNRELTRAQTVPDIAPTLQDAMDDWAGVEPRLQQVYQALNAGDCESIPFDASQAAAPFPRAYQWLDGSAYLSHVERVRKARGADLPKSLLDDPLMYQGASDVMLGPCDPVEAASADWGIDFEAEVGVITDDVEYGISIDKAASHIKLVLLINDVSLRHLIPGELAKGFGFLHGKPASAFSPVAVTPDELGAAWQDSRLHLPLTVHWNGRLFGEANAGTDMQFNFARLIAHAAKSRKLTAGTIIGAGTVSNYDSTAGYACIAEKRLVEILETGAAVTEFMRFGDRVRIEMLNQEGQSIFGAIEQEVRPCR; from the coding sequence ATGAAGCTCGCGACGCTCAAATCGGACAGCCGTGACGGCAGCCTCGCCGTCGTGAATCGCGAACTGACCCGGGCCCAAACGGTTCCGGACATCGCCCCGACCTTACAGGACGCCATGGATGACTGGGCCGGGGTTGAGCCGCGGCTGCAACAGGTTTATCAGGCGCTTAACGCCGGTGACTGCGAATCGATTCCGTTCGATGCCAGCCAGGCGGCGGCGCCGTTTCCGAGAGCCTATCAATGGCTGGACGGCAGCGCCTACCTGAGTCATGTCGAACGGGTCCGCAAGGCGCGCGGCGCCGATTTGCCAAAGAGTCTGCTCGACGATCCGCTGATGTATCAGGGCGCCTCTGACGTGATGCTCGGCCCCTGCGATCCGGTCGAAGCCGCCAGCGCGGACTGGGGTATCGATTTCGAGGCCGAAGTCGGCGTGATCACCGATGATGTCGAATACGGGATATCGATCGATAAGGCCGCTTCCCACATCAAGCTGGTTCTGCTGATCAACGATGTTTCGTTGCGCCATCTTATTCCGGGCGAACTGGCCAAGGGCTTCGGATTTCTGCACGGCAAACCGGCCAGCGCCTTTTCGCCGGTCGCGGTGACCCCCGACGAACTCGGCGCGGCCTGGCAGGATTCCAGACTCCATTTGCCGCTAACGGTGCATTGGAACGGGCGCTTATTCGGCGAGGCGAATGCCGGCACCGACATGCAATTCAATTTTGCTCGGCTGATCGCGCATGCGGCCAAGTCGCGCAAGCTGACGGCCGGCACGATCATCGGCGCCGGTACGGTGAGCAATTACGACTCAACAGCCGGCTATGCCTGCATCGCCGAAAAAAGGCTCGTCGAAATCCTCGAAACCGGCGCGGCCGTGACCGAGTTCATGCGTTTCGGCGACCGCGTCCGGATCGAGATGCTGAATCAGGAGGGACAATCGATCTTCGGTGCGATCGAACAGGAGGTCAGGCCGTGTCGTTGA